In Bacillota bacterium, the sequence GTTCTGGGCGGATACCGCTTTGTTTCTGTAAACTACGGAAATGGACTTGGTCAAACTGTGCTGGCAACGGGACTCCAGGATCTGTTTGCCCATGTCGGTGCCTTCTCTAATGCTCCTACTTCCAGTACCGGGAGTGTGTTAGGCGCAGGTATTGCAGCAGCTGAGCACAAGCTGGATCTGCTCTACATTACCTGCGGCGATGCGGATCACATCTCGCTTCAGACCTACCGCGCCTCAGTTAATGGACTCGCGGATGCTGCCGGCGAAAACCTTAATGCCTTGTATCTAATTGAATTAAAGGGTGAAGACCACACCTTTGCAGTGTGGACCCACGGCTTGTATAATTTTGTGCGCTTATGTTTTAAAGGAAATTACCAGCCGCAGATTACTGCTTTAGCCCTTGATAAATAATGCCCGAGCGGGTAAGCTGAAAGGAGTGTTAGCTGTGCTGAGGGAAGTTAGGACTGAAAACGGGATTGTGCGGGGCCTGCCCGCTGCTGATCCCCGCATCACCAGCTTTAAAGGAGTTCCATTTGCCGCGCCGCCCATTGGCAAAAATCGCTGGCGGGCACCTCAACCGGCAGAAGATTGGGATGGAGTCTTGGAAGCGTTTCAGTTTGCGCCCATCTCGATGCAGGCGAGACCGGGGGTAAATAAGAAGGATCTGTACAGCCGGGAGTGGCATGTCGATCCGGATCTGCCCATGAGTGAGGATTGTCTGTACTTGAATATCTGGACACCGGCAGTAAGCGCCGATGAGAGGCTGCCTGTCTATGTCTGGTATTTCGGCGGCGGGCTCCAGATGGGCTACACCTCAGAAATGGAGTTCGATGGGGAGCGGATCGCCCGTCGGGGAATCGTAGTAGTTACAGTTAACTACCGGGTGAATGTGTTTGGGTTTTTAAGCCACCCAGAGCTGACGGCAGAAGCACCTGATGCTCCCACGAATTTTGGTCATCTGGATCAGCAGTTCGCCCTCAAATGGGTCAAACGCAACATCGCAGCTTTTGGAGGCGATCCGGATAACATCACCATCGGCGGCCAGTCTGCCGGTGGAGGCAGCGTATTGGTTCAGCTCACTTCGCACCAGAACGAGGGCTTATTCCAGAGGGCGATAATTCAAAGCGGCATGTTTGCTCCTGTGTATGGACGCCGCCGGTCGCCGCTGTTAGGCACAGGTTTAGCTGAAGCGGAGCAGAAGGGTATCGAGTTTTTCAAGTTTTTGGGCGTATCTTCCCTTGCTGAAGCCCGGGATTTAGATGCCCAGTACTTAATGGATAAGGCTTTAGAGTATAAAGGATTCTGGGGAACTGTGATTGATGGTGTGTTCTGCCCGGGCAGTCCTTTTGACATGTTTTTGGAAAACAAGCGCCTTCAGGTGCCGGTGATGGCTGGGCACACTTCTTCAGAGTTTTTTGCAGTGCTGCAGGCAGCATCGAAACCGGAGTTTGAGAATTTAGCAGTGGAGATTTTCGGTGACGATGCGGAGGAGTTTTTAAGCATCTGCCAGTTGGAATCCGGTGCCACTGCCGAAGTGGTCCGGCGCACAGCGGTCAACAGCATCGAGTATGCAATTAGGGTTGCTGGCAGGGCTAATGCCGAGACAGGCGGAAAAACACCGCTTTATTATTATAACTTTGACGGGGAAATACCGGGTTGGGATAATCCCGGAACATTCCATTCTGTTGATTTATGGTTTTTCTTTGAAACTTTAGCTAAGTGCTGGCGGCCTTTTGTAGGCAAACACTATGATTTGGCACGCCAGATGTGCAATTACTGGGCTTATTTTATCAAGAGCGGAGATCCCAACGGCCAAGATATTACCGGTGAAGAACAGCCCCACTGGCGCCCCTATACACCGGAACATCCTCACTGCATGGTGTTTCGCGAGGGGCCAGAGCCGGTTGAAGCTTACCCGAGTGAGCTGATGGAGTTCCTGGTCAACCGTTACTTTAAGACTAAAAAATAGATTTTTGGCAGATTAGCAGAGGGGAGGTGACACCAATTCTTAAGTTTGCTGGTGTAATTGTCGATGTAAAAGTCAGTTCAGTTAATAAACCATTTCACTACCGCATACCGGAGCACCTCCAAGATCTGAAGTGCGGTCATCGTGTTTTAGTCTCTTTTGGGCGGCGCCGGGTAGAAGGTTATGTGGTGGAGATCGTTGATAAAGTGGATCTGGCACCGGACAAAATTAAGCCGATCATCAAAATTCTTGATCCAGAACCGGTGTTAACTCCGGAGCAGCTGGATACAGCCCGCTGGATGGTGGAAACCTATGCGGGGCTGTATTCTCAAGCGCTCCAGTGTTTTCTGCCGGCCGGAACCAGGTATGGGAAAGAAAGAGTGAGCGAGAAAAAGCAGCTGGCAGCAGCGCTTGTCGATCCGGAAAAGGTGGATGGGTATTTGGCCCAGCTTTCTCCTCGCGCGGTAAAACAGCGGCAGGTACTTTTGGAACTTATGGAAAACCCGCGGCAGCTGGCGAGCGGCCTGTGTCAAAAGACAGATACGGGCTATCAAACGCTGCGGGCTTTAGAGGCCAAAGGCTTTATTACTCTGGAAGAGGAAACGATTGAGCGGGAGCTTAAGTTTAGAGCAGATGAAAAAGCGGTGCCAGTTTTAACACCCGATCAAAATCAAGCGCTGACCGCTGTAATTGAAGAGTGCACCGGTGCTAAAAAGCCCATCTTAATTCATGGTGTCACTGACAGCGGCAAAACCGAGGTTTATCTGCGGGCGATCGATCACTGCCTGAACCAGGGCAGACAGGCGATTATGCTTGTTCCGGAAATTGCCTTAACTGGGCAGACGATCGCCCGGTTTACCCAGAGATTTCCCGGACAAATTGCGGTGCTTCACAGCGGGTTATCGGAGGGTGAGCGCTATGATCAGTGGCTGAGCATTTTCCGCGGTGAGGTACCGATCGTGATTGGAGCAAGGTCAGCAGTGTTTGCGCCTTTGAAAAATATCGGACTGATTGTAATTGATGAGGAGCATGAAGGCGCATACAAACAAGCTGATGGCCTGTTAAAATATCATGCCAGGAGTGTGGCGATTAAAAGGGCAGAGCAGCATGGGGCAGTGGTGGTGCTGGGAAGCGCCACTCCTTCTCTTGAGAGCTACCACCGCGCTCTGAGGGGTGAATTCCGTCTGGTAGAGATGCCGCGGCGGGTAAACAATCGTCCTTTTCCGGAAGTCTCTTTAGTGGATATGCGGGAGGAGTTTGCTGCGGACAACCGCACTATGTTCAGCAGGCAGCTCACTGAGGAGCTTAACTTAACCCTGGCCAACGGCGAGCAGGCGATTATCCTCCTGAATCGGCGGGGGTACTCAGCTTTTGTCCTCTGCCGCGAGTGCGGTTATGTGGTGGGCTGCCCCAACTGCCATGTCTCACTGACCTATCATCAGGATAATAGGTTGAAATGCCATTACTGCGGCTATATGCAGGAACTCCCTCCAAGCTGTCCGGAGTGTGCCAGCCGCTATTTAAGGCAGTTTGGCACCGGAACGCAGCAGCTGGAGGCGTTTATCCGCCACAACTTTCCTCAAGCCCGAACAGTGCGCTTGGATTCGGATACAACTAGGCGAAAAGGCGCCCACGAGCGGCTGTTAAGTCAGTTTCGCCGTGGAGAAGCCAATGTGTTAATTGGCACCCAGATGATTGCTAAAGGTCTCGATTTTCCGGACGTGACTCTGGTGGGCGTAATCAGCGCCGATTTCGCCCTCAATTTCCCGGATTTTCGCTCGGCAGAGCGCACTTTTCAGCTGTTAATGCAGGTTTCAGGGAGGGCTGGACGGGGTGAAAAACCCGGTCGGGTGATCATTCAGTGCTATGATCCGGAACATTATGCGGTGGCAGCGGTAAAAAAACATGATTATCTTGAGTTTTACCGCCAGGAAGTTTCTTACCGCCGGGCATTGGCCTATCCTCCCTATGGGCATATGGTGCGGATCCTGATTCAGGGAAGTGAGGCTGCGGTTTCCCAAAAAAGCAGGGATCTGCATAAACTGCTGACAGAGCGGGTACCTGATGCAGTGATTTACGGACCGGCACCGGCACCGATTTCCAAAATCAAGGGACGCTACCGCTGGCATATTATCATCAAATCAGGCCGCAAGATCAGTCAACTATTGACGGATCTACCGCAGAATGACGGTGAGTTCACAGTCAGCGTTGATCCCGATCCCTTGTTCTTATTATAAGCAGTGTGGTATAATTAATTATGCTGATTTGGAAAGAAGGGTTAATAATGGCTGTAATGAAAATTGTAACAATAGGTGATCCGGTTCTGAGGCAACCGACAGAACCGGTTACAAAAATAACGAAGAAGATATCAAGACTGATCCAGAACATGATTGAAACCATGTACGCTGCTGATGGGGCAGGTTTGGCCGCACCTCAGGTGGGGATAAGTAAAAAGATCTGCGTAATCGACGTGGGTGAGGGACCGATTGTTCTAATCAATCCCGAGATCGTGTCCGGATCAGGTGAAGCTATCGATGTGGAAGGCTGTTTAAGCATTCCAGGCAAACAAGCCTATGTCAAACGCATGGCGGAGGTTGTCGTAGAAGCGATCAATGAAGAAGGCAAACCGATCCGCATTCAAGGTGAAGGATTATTAGCGCGGGCTCTGCAGCATGAAATTGATCATCTCAACGGTATTATGTATGTAGACTTAGTCGACAAAAAAGATATTTTTTCTGTAGAAGGGGACGAGTAGCATGCGGGTAGTTTTCATGGGCACTCCGGAGTTTGCCGTGCCGAGTTTGGAGGTTACCGCTCGTGACCATGAACTCTTGGCCGTGGTAACTCAGCCGGATCGCCGGCGGGACCGGGGCCAAAGCATTAAGTTTTCTCCGGTTAAGGAGAAGGCCCTTGAGTACGGTGTTCCGGTTCTGCAGCCAGAACGAGTGGGCACAAAAGCGTTTTTAGCCGAGATGGAGCAGCTGAAACCAGATGTAATTGTGGTGGTTGCTTTCGGCCAAAAAATTCCCAAAGCTCTGCTTGAACTGCCGCAGCATGGGTGTATTAATGTCCACGCATCACTTCTGCCTAAATACCGGGGTGCAGCGCCGATCCAATACGCAATTATCAATGGTGATGAGGTAACCGGTGTCACCACAATGTATCTCAGCGAAGGCTGGGATGAGGGAGACATGATTTTAAAAGCAGAGGAACCGATTTATCCCACCGATACCGCTGGTGCCCTTCATGACCGCCTAGCTGTCAAAGGCGCTGAGCTGCTGGGGGAAACCTTGAAGCAGATTGCAGCCGGCACAGCTCCCCGCATTCCGCAGGATCATGATCAGGCAACTTTTGCATATAAATTAGAGAAAAGCCATGGAGAAATCGACTGGAATCAGGATGCGGCAAGCATCCACAACCTGGTAAGGGGCCTGAATCCCTGGCCGACTGCTTATACTTATTTTGAAAGCCGGATTTTGAAGATATGGGAAACTGAAGTTATTGAAATCAGCGGCGGCAGCCCGGGTGAGATTTTGGAGATTGCGCCAGAAGGCATAGTGGTGGGAACAGGGAAAGGTGGTCTCCTTTTAAAGCAGGTACAGCGCCAGGGCGCTCGGATCATGTCTGCCTATGATGCGGCCAATGGAATGCGGCTTCAGATTGGCCAGTATTTAGGAGCACCCGATGAGAGTTAATCAAAGTCCCCGCCTGTTTGTGGGGTTAGTGGGCGGATGTTTAGCCCTGGTGTTCGCGCTTACCCTTGGTATCTTTTATTTCAGTTTTACCAGTTATTTTCTGCTCGCGGTGATTGGCATTATTTTCGCTGTGGGCATTCTGATCTTACTCGGCCTCTCAATCACTCTCCACCGCGGCAGAACCATACCCGGCTTGGAAGGTCCATCAATCTGGCTGATTAACTTCCTGTATCCGGCAGCTGTTGGTCTGGGCAGTTTGTTCGGAATTGATAAGGATCGGGTGCGGGGCTCGTTTATTGCTATCCGCAACCGTTTAACCAGCCTCCGGACTGTAAAGGCCAGACCTGAGCAGGTGCTGATTCTGCTTCCCCACTGTCTGCAGCTTGCCGACTGCCAGTATAAGGTTACCACCGATGCTGACAACTGCCGCCGCTGCGGCCGCTGTGTGATTGCTGATATTCTCAAGCTTAAAGACCGCTATGGGGTGAATGTAGCGGTAGCCACTGGCGGCACTCTTGCCAGACGGCAGGTGAAGGAACTTAGACCCAAGGTGGTGCTGGCTGTTGCCTGCGAGCGTGATCTTGCCAGCGGGATCGCGGACATTGAAAGGGTCCAAGTTTACGGCATTACGAACGAGCGACCCCATGGTCCCTGTTTTAACACTACTGTTGATTATCGGGAAATCGAAAAGGCGGTTCAGGCTGTATTAGAGTAAAATGGGCTGAACTGCAAAAACTATGAGTAAAGGGAGTGCTGAAATGTTCTTTTATTATGATCCTACCTGGATTTTAGTACTGCCGGCATTAATTTTTGCCATGTGGGCTCAGAGCAAGGTTAGCTCGACATTCCGCAAATATCTGCGGGTGTTCGCCTCTTCTAACTACACAGGGGCGCAGGTGGCCCGCTATCTTTTGGATGCCAATGGTCTCCATGATGTGCGGATTGAAATGGCCAGAGGTACTCTGACCGACCACTATGATCCGCGGACCAAAACCCTGCGGCTCTCCAAACCGGTTTATGAAAGCAGCAGTGTGGCTTCTTTAGGTGTTGCGGCCCATGAAACCGGTCACGCGGTGCAGCACGCGGAGAACTATGTTCCCCTGGGAATTCGCAATAATCTGTGGCCTGTAGCTAGCTTTGGCTCTCAGGCAGCGTTTCCGCTGTTTTTCATTGGTCTTTTATTCGGAATTCCGGTTTTAACAACGATCGGAATTTGGTTCTTTGTTGCTGCTCTGGCGTTTCAAGTTGTTACTCTGCCTGTTGAGTTTAACGCATCGCGGCGGGCACTGAATATGCTGACGGAAGCAGGGTTTATTACCCAGGCCGAGCGGCCTAAAGCAAAGGAAGTACTGTCCGCAGCCGCTTTAACCTATGTGGCGGCAGTAGCTGTTTCAGCAATGCAGCTGCTTCGGCTGCTGGTGCTGCGCAACGCAAGAGAACGATAAATCAGCCGGCGAGCTAATCGCCGGTTTTTTTGAGGTGTGTACCAATGAACAGCAAACTAAATCCACGGAAAGCAGCTTTAGATGTACTACTGATGGTCGAAAACGGAGCTTTTATCAGTGATGCCTTGAATCAAGTGTTTGGAGAATACCATCTTTCGGAGCTGGACAAGGCATTAGCGGCTGAAATTGCCTACGGCACTGTGAGAATGCAGAAAAGCCTTGATTATCTCTTGAACAAAGTAAGCCGCCGCAGAGTGGATCAGCTGCAGCCTAATATCCGCTCTATTCTCCGGCTGGGTGCTTACCAGCTCGAGTATCTGGATCGGATTCCGCCTGCAGCTGCCGTTAACGAAAGCGTGAAGCTGATTCCCAAAAAAGAGCGGCGGGGTGCCGGAGGCTTTGTTAACGCTGTGCTTCGCAATCTGATTAGAAAGCGCAGCGAGATAGATTTTCCTAGTTTAGAGGCGGATCCCGTGCGGCACATCGCGGTTAAGTACTCCCATCCCGAGTGGATGGTCAAGCGCTGGGTCAAGCGCTGGGGAGAACTTGATTCCATCAAGCTCTGCGAAACTAATAATCTTAATCCCAAATTCCATGTCCGGGTAAATACGCTTAAGATTACTCGAGATGAGCTGAAAGCCTATTTTTTGGAGCGGGGGATCAATGCGGTTCCCGCGCAGTTCGCGCCAGATGTTTTGATCTGTGATAAAAGCATTGATCTAGCGAGTGAGCCATATTTCCAAGCGGGGTACTACTACATCCAAAACGAAAGCTCTGCTTTGGCCGCCCACGCCTTGGGTCCCCGACCGGGTGAGACTGTCTATGATCTGTGCGCCGCTCCTGGCGGAAAAAGCACCCATTTGGCTCAACTGATGGACAATGAAGGCCGAGTTTTAGCTGTTGACCAAACTGAAGCTAAGACAGGTCTGATTCGGAATAATGCCGAGCGATTGGGTGTCTCCATTATTGATATTAGAGTAGGCGATGCCGCTGGGATTGAGCTTCCTCAGGCAGACCGAGTCTTGGTTGATGCCCCCTGCTCCGGATTGGGTGTTCTGCGCCATAAACCTGATGCCCGCTGGCATAAAACGGAGCAGAATATCTTCGATCTGGCTGAGATTCAGCGCAAAATTTTGGGAAATGCCGCCAGATTGGTAAAACCAGGAGGAATCTTAGTTTATTCCACATGTACATTAGAACCTGAAGAAAATGAAGACATGATCGCCTGGTTATTAGAAAAATATCCCTCTTTTCAGTTATCGCCCCTTCCGGAATGGTTTCCACCTTCCCAAACCGAGGGAATGCTCACCATTCTTCCATTTGTTTATGGTATTGACGGGTTCTTTATATGTAAAATAGCAAACAATCTATTTTGAGCAGGAAAGTGTAATTTTGTGGCGAATTGAAAAATTACTATCTTTAGAGAGGAGAAGGGGATGAAGGGATGAGGGAAAATTAAAATGATGCGGATCTTGGTTGTTGATAATAATGTCGAATTGTGCAGTATATTGGCGGAATTTTTCGACAGTCAGCCAGATATGGAAACGGTCGGAGTTGCTTATGATGGGGAAGAGGCTTTGGTCAAGCTGACTGAACTGCGGCCGGATGTAATGATTTTAGATATTACCATGCCGCATCTTGATGGAATTGGTGTTTTAGAGCGGATGGAAACAATGGATTTAGATCCTCGCCCGAGGATTATTGTCCTAACTGCTTTCAGCCGCGACGAACTCCTGTCCCGTCTCACCGAACTAGGTGTCGATTACTTTATAGTCAAACCCTTTAGCCTAGCCCTACTTGCAGAAAGAATCCGTGAATTTACACAGGAGGGTCCGGAAACTGGCCGGGAAATCAGCCATCAAGATCATGGAAAGTATCATAGGCCGGTGCGCGAGTTGCCGGAAAAGCGCATTGTTAAGCTCTTACATGAAATGGGGATCCCACCGCATTTTAAAGGATTTACTTATCTGCGGGATGCGGTGCTGATGTGCCAGAGCCGCGGCTATGTCGGGGGAGCCCTTACCAAAGAAATTTATCCGGCCCTTGCAGACAAATATAATGCAACGATTGGAGGCGTGGAAGCCGCGATCCGCAACGCTGTAGTAGCTGCGTGGGAAAACGGCAACACCGAATACATAAGCGAGTTATGCGGCACTCATCGAGGGGAAAGGGTGCCCACCAATTCGTTAGTAATTGCAAAACTGGCAGAAGAAATAGCTGTTGCCGCGATGTAAATCACTTCTGAGTCCCGCTCCGGCTGTGTCTGTGTGGAGTATAATCTTCAGCTGGAATAAAAAATTATGGTTGACAATTTCCAGCTTAAGGGTTATACTAAACAAGTAAGCATACGGGGCGTGGCTCAGCTTGGTAGAGCGTCGCGTTCGGGACGCGAAGGTCGCACGTTCAAATCGTGTCGCCCCGACCATGATTAAAAACTGGATGAGCAATCATCTGGTTTTTTTTAATATTAGGGAAAGATTTTCGATTGCCAGTACTTCGCTGCCGAAGACAAAGAACTTCCGGAGTGTTCTGCGCAGACGGTTTTTATAAGAAGTTGATTGGGCAGAATGATTGATGAAGTTGATTACATCTGCCTCAGTAATATTGGCTAAAAGATAGCGAAGGAAGCGGCTGGCATCGCCGACGTAGTATTCTTCAGAACGGATACCGCTGGTTAGTAGGTATTCTACATAGGCGGTCAGAAAGTGGACCTTGCTGCTTTTATGCATGACATCACCTCATTAAGTAGATTAACCTCTCGGCAGCAGCTCTATCCGATGGGATATAGGAGGAAAGATTGTGCAAAAACGGGATAAACTAGAGATCAATAGTCTCACATTAGATAATTTGCAGACAATTATCGGGGAAGATCAGTTTCCGCGGTTTCGCGCCGTGCAGATTTTCCAATGGATTCACAAGCATGGAATTAATGATCTGGACCTGATGAGCAACCTGCCAAAAGATCTTAAAGAGTATCTTCAGGAGCGGTTTCGTTTTACTGTGATGGATCAGGTGATCAAGCAGGTGAGCCGCGATGGCACAGTTAAGTACCTGTTTAGGCTCTATGATGGGCGGACCATTGAAGCGGTGATGATTCCAGAGCAGTCCCGCAGGACCATCTGCGTATCCTGTCAGGTTGGCTGCGCCATGGGCTGCACCTTCTGCGCTACAGGTAAGGCCGGCTTTGATCGCAACCTCACCAGCGGTGAGATCTGCCGCCAAATTGAGTTCATCAGCAGGGATTGGGGCGAAATAACGAATATTGTCTTTATGGGTATGGGCGAACCCTTTCACAATTATGACAAGGTGATGGAAGCGATCT encodes:
- the spo0A gene encoding sporulation transcription factor Spo0A, with translation MMRILVVDNNVELCSILAEFFDSQPDMETVGVAYDGEEALVKLTELRPDVMILDITMPHLDGIGVLERMETMDLDPRPRIIVLTAFSRDELLSRLTELGVDYFIVKPFSLALLAERIREFTQEGPETGREISHQDHGKYHRPVRELPEKRIVKLLHEMGIPPHFKGFTYLRDAVLMCQSRGYVGGALTKEIYPALADKYNATIGGVEAAIRNAVVAAWENGNTEYISELCGTHRGERVPTNSLVIAKLAEEIAVAAM
- a CDS encoding methionyl-tRNA formyltransferase, with translation MRVVFMGTPEFAVPSLEVTARDHELLAVVTQPDRRRDRGQSIKFSPVKEKALEYGVPVLQPERVGTKAFLAEMEQLKPDVIVVVAFGQKIPKALLELPQHGCINVHASLLPKYRGAAPIQYAIINGDEVTGVTTMYLSEGWDEGDMILKAEEPIYPTDTAGALHDRLAVKGAELLGETLKQIAAGTAPRIPQDHDQATFAYKLEKSHGEIDWNQDAASIHNLVRGLNPWPTAYTYFESRILKIWETEVIEISGGSPGEILEIAPEGIVVGTGKGGLLLKQVQRQGARIMSAYDAANGMRLQIGQYLGAPDES
- the def gene encoding peptide deformylase, giving the protein MAVMKIVTIGDPVLRQPTEPVTKITKKISRLIQNMIETMYAADGAGLAAPQVGISKKICVIDVGEGPIVLINPEIVSGSGEAIDVEGCLSIPGKQAYVKRMAEVVVEAINEEGKPIRIQGEGLLARALQHEIDHLNGIMYVDLVDKKDIFSVEGDE
- a CDS encoding zinc metallopeptidase — encoded protein: MFFYYDPTWILVLPALIFAMWAQSKVSSTFRKYLRVFASSNYTGAQVARYLLDANGLHDVRIEMARGTLTDHYDPRTKTLRLSKPVYESSSVASLGVAAHETGHAVQHAENYVPLGIRNNLWPVASFGSQAAFPLFFIGLLFGIPVLTTIGIWFFVAALAFQVVTLPVEFNASRRALNMLTEAGFITQAERPKAKEVLSAAALTYVAAVAVSAMQLLRLLVLRNARER
- a CDS encoding DUF116 domain-containing protein codes for the protein MRVNQSPRLFVGLVGGCLALVFALTLGIFYFSFTSYFLLAVIGIIFAVGILILLGLSITLHRGRTIPGLEGPSIWLINFLYPAAVGLGSLFGIDKDRVRGSFIAIRNRLTSLRTVKARPEQVLILLPHCLQLADCQYKVTTDADNCRRCGRCVIADILKLKDRYGVNVAVATGGTLARRQVKELRPKVVLAVACERDLASGIADIERVQVYGITNERPHGPCFNTTVDYREIEKAVQAVLE
- a CDS encoding carboxylesterase family protein; the encoded protein is MLREVRTENGIVRGLPAADPRITSFKGVPFAAPPIGKNRWRAPQPAEDWDGVLEAFQFAPISMQARPGVNKKDLYSREWHVDPDLPMSEDCLYLNIWTPAVSADERLPVYVWYFGGGLQMGYTSEMEFDGERIARRGIVVVTVNYRVNVFGFLSHPELTAEAPDAPTNFGHLDQQFALKWVKRNIAAFGGDPDNITIGGQSAGGGSVLVQLTSHQNEGLFQRAIIQSGMFAPVYGRRRSPLLGTGLAEAEQKGIEFFKFLGVSSLAEARDLDAQYLMDKALEYKGFWGTVIDGVFCPGSPFDMFLENKRLQVPVMAGHTSSEFFAVLQAASKPEFENLAVEIFGDDAEEFLSICQLESGATAEVVRRTAVNSIEYAIRVAGRANAETGGKTPLYYYNFDGEIPGWDNPGTFHSVDLWFFFETLAKCWRPFVGKHYDLARQMCNYWAYFIKSGDPNGQDITGEEQPHWRPYTPEHPHCMVFREGPEPVEAYPSELMEFLVNRYFKTKK
- the priA gene encoding primosomal protein N'; translation: MTPILKFAGVIVDVKVSSVNKPFHYRIPEHLQDLKCGHRVLVSFGRRRVEGYVVEIVDKVDLAPDKIKPIIKILDPEPVLTPEQLDTARWMVETYAGLYSQALQCFLPAGTRYGKERVSEKKQLAAALVDPEKVDGYLAQLSPRAVKQRQVLLELMENPRQLASGLCQKTDTGYQTLRALEAKGFITLEEETIERELKFRADEKAVPVLTPDQNQALTAVIEECTGAKKPILIHGVTDSGKTEVYLRAIDHCLNQGRQAIMLVPEIALTGQTIARFTQRFPGQIAVLHSGLSEGERYDQWLSIFRGEVPIVIGARSAVFAPLKNIGLIVIDEEHEGAYKQADGLLKYHARSVAIKRAEQHGAVVVLGSATPSLESYHRALRGEFRLVEMPRRVNNRPFPEVSLVDMREEFAADNRTMFSRQLTEELNLTLANGEQAIILLNRRGYSAFVLCRECGYVVGCPNCHVSLTYHQDNRLKCHYCGYMQELPPSCPECASRYLRQFGTGTQQLEAFIRHNFPQARTVRLDSDTTRRKGAHERLLSQFRRGEANVLIGTQMIAKGLDFPDVTLVGVISADFALNFPDFRSAERTFQLLMQVSGRAGRGEKPGRVIIQCYDPEHYAVAAVKKHDYLEFYRQEVSYRRALAYPPYGHMVRILIQGSEAAVSQKSRDLHKLLTERVPDAVIYGPAPAPISKIKGRYRWHIIIKSGRKISQLLTDLPQNDGEFTVSVDPDPLFLL
- the rsmB gene encoding 16S rRNA (cytosine(967)-C(5))-methyltransferase RsmB, which gives rise to MNSKLNPRKAALDVLLMVENGAFISDALNQVFGEYHLSELDKALAAEIAYGTVRMQKSLDYLLNKVSRRRVDQLQPNIRSILRLGAYQLEYLDRIPPAAAVNESVKLIPKKERRGAGGFVNAVLRNLIRKRSEIDFPSLEADPVRHIAVKYSHPEWMVKRWVKRWGELDSIKLCETNNLNPKFHVRVNTLKITRDELKAYFLERGINAVPAQFAPDVLICDKSIDLASEPYFQAGYYYIQNESSALAAHALGPRPGETVYDLCAAPGGKSTHLAQLMDNEGRVLAVDQTEAKTGLIRNNAERLGVSIIDIRVGDAAGIELPQADRVLVDAPCSGLGVLRHKPDARWHKTEQNIFDLAEIQRKILGNAARLVKPGGILVYSTCTLEPEENEDMIAWLLEKYPSFQLSPLPEWFPPSQTEGMLTILPFVYGIDGFFICKIANNLF